DNA sequence from the Macrobrachium nipponense isolate FS-2020 chromosome 3, ASM1510439v2, whole genome shotgun sequence genome:
GAATACCTTTTTGATGATTCTAATTCATGTACCCTTGCTAACTAGTGTCGAGGGTATGGCAACAAAGAGTGGGAACCAATATCATTTACACTGTGAAACCAATGTATCTGTGGGTATTTACTGTCCTATCATCAGGTCTGGTTTGATGGCTGCAATACAGATATCCAAAGACATCTGTATTTAACCCTAGCAAAAACCACAGCGTATCTGCAtagtccaaaatatgtaaaaactgaatatattaattttgttgcttatatttatttacaacttttttcattatgagggcatcaagtttgaataaaccactacttaaatttagaacatttccattatttgacttgatgaaacaagattcaatgatattctttttaactgtgttagtacatgggattaaggctcttgcttgactccagttaataggataatctaaatctctcatttatacgaataatgcattcgatatttgcccagttctcacagaatattggtgctgtttgagacgttgtgaaagagatttacctgtGTCCGCAATAGACTTTAtgacactttttacaaggaatttcatatatgcagcctggaagatctttaggagaattttttatcacgaaactcttgacattaatattactgaaaacaacatttatattgaaaagctttaaaattctaggaatttctaaaaattttaaaGCTTCTTAACAtaagtgttgttttcagtaatattaatgtcaagagtttagtaataaaaaattctcctaaagatcttccaggctacatatatgaaattccttgcaaaaagtgtcataaagtctattacggacaatccggtaaatctctttcacaacgtctcaaacagcaccaatattatgtgagaactgggcaaatatcgaatgcattattcatacatatgagatatttagattatcctattaactggagtcaagcaagaaccttaatcccatgtaatgacacagttaaaaggaatatcattgaatcttgtttcatcaagtcaaataatggaaatgttctaaatttaagtcgtggtttatttaaacttgatgccttcataatgaaaaaagttgtagataaatataagcaacaaaattaatattttaagtttttacatgttttggactatacggatacgttgtagtttctgttagggttaaatctatgtttaggtttgtgaccgtgtgatatccgataatcctggattgtctctttaatttttacccttttgacaattaaccatctggtattcttgatcttgttgtttacttgataactttctttccaactgtatttcattcgttccttgacaatgtcttagtaaagacgaaagcgcttggatttctgcctatcattttcctgtggtattcgctcatatatatatatatatatatactatatatatatatatatatatatatatataatatatatatatatatatatatatatatatatatatatatatatatatatatatatatatgcatgttgcAGAACTGTGGCCTGTTCCCTACCACTATTCCATTGATCTAGTACCTACTAACCATTTGAAGCACGTTTTCGCATAGGTTTtctaaatatctttttatatatcagcTGTATCTTTTTTATATTCTGAAACAGCATGTTTTAGACCCTCAGATAATTTTAGGCAATGTAATGAAATACCAGATTTTATTGACTAAGGCAATATTCTCTTGAACTTTTTCACTTTCTTCAACACTCGTTGATATCCGCACACATGTCCGTGACTTAGCTAAAGAATTAGGAAAGAAACCCCGCCCACTCgtttctctctgtctcaaacTTATGAATTGATGAGTGTACTACGATATGGCTTTTTACGTTTTGAATGACGGACAATAGCCATTCCGTATGGAATATCTTTCATATAGGCATTTGTATggttttatatatcatgtatatttttattaccaTGAGAATGGGGTGGTAGTGATTATACGATGTTGCAGATGTTGGGGAATGACTATCCTCTTAGCATGGTATGGTATGGTGCATTGTCTATTACCAGGACCGATGGCTCAGGAAGCGATGGTAAAGATAGCGATGTCAGCCATCGAAGGAACAATTAGCCATTCATCTCCCCATGGTAGTCGCCACTGGTATTTTTTGTAGGTGGGTAGTCGCCCACCCAGCTAATATGTTACCTTTAGGCCTGTAGAAATGCCCACATCAGTTTGTGATGGCTGCAGTTCTTTGACAACAACCGTACCCTCACAGTCATACGTGACATGTCCTAGTAAATAATTTCAAACTTCCAAAGTTTTCTCTGTATTAAAAGCTGTATTTTCAATTGGTCCAGAAAATATACTTGTTAGTGTAAACGGTAACTAGCCATAACTATACATTaagggaataaaataaaaactataaataagtTTTAAATCATCCATACCTAAGTAAGTTATCGTAGTTTACgttaaaataaagttttcttcaaTAGTTTGTTTTCTATGATAAAGTTGAAGGGATAACACTTTCATTAATATATTCTTTAATCTTTTAACAAAATTGatttatcattaataatttttatagtaaaattgtATGTTAACGAGGAATATAAATCTCCACTTTGGATTAGCTCTTGTCTTTTTTGCTCAAAGAACATTCTACAAAGAccaacaaactgtaaccccgccctttctttttataaataagcCTGTCaaccttttccaggaaatccggGGATCAATTCCATAAGGTTCTGAGGAATAAATTCCTGGCTATGCcgatcttgatagaaatgtcatgataactaaaaaaGTGAGcgtatgaaagtgaaaaatatGATAACTTAGTTATAATTTGTTTTagcctttattttatttccattatatatagTTAACACTTTTACACTGACAAGTATATTTTCTGGACCACTTACATTTTTGGATTATTATCGGTTATTCCGACACTTTTCCATGCAAGCCATATCATTGGGTATCGTCATTTCAGAATAACCGATAATCGTACTCTATTAATTTTTGAGAGTGTGGCTTAGACCAAGGACTGTTGATCATAACTATATTTCATGTTCTATAACGCCATCCGAGTAGGTGAACATAAACCTAACTCAAAGTAAATTTAGTGCATAACGCTTATGGAAGGCTTTTAACCCTTGTTCTTAGTATCTCAGCCTGGTAGTTCAAATAACGTTATTTCAAGTCACAAGTATAGGCCTAGATAAAGTGTATAATTTCAACAGGGAATCCAAATACCAGGCCAAGATGTTGAGTACTACATGGACATGGCATCACTTGAGTTCATTACACCTGGACACTACACTAGctttatatatgctttatatatatatagatatatatatataatatatatatatactatatatatcatatatatctatatatatattatattaattatatatatatatatatatatatatatatatatatcgcatttgAAACATTGATTAACTGAACATGCCAAGTAATCATGAAACAGATAGTGCAGCTTATTATTTTCAACTTGTGTTTTATTGCAAAATTCAGCGAACTCGAGATAAAAAAGCGACCTTGTAACTGTGAGTATCAATTTACAACCGTCATAAATTCCTTGAGGCAGGATCGTTGACCTGACGATCCGAAGgtttgatgaattttttttttttttttttttttttatcggttagtctgttcatgtgtgtgtgtgtgtgtgtgtgtgtgtatgtgtgtgtatgtcagcgcgcgcgcgctgagagagagagagagagagagagagagagagagagagagagagagagagagatgataaataCTATCTTGCCTCTTGGAAATCCTCCCGTTTTCTTTACGgtgatataataatacatatttgaTGAGGTTTTCAATCACTCTCTCCACACCTCAGCTGCGACCCACAACTGTCATCCACCAcccatatatttaaattaatgctTGGTCAATCTGGTCATGACTTTCCTTTGTCTGTCATCTCATTTTATTAAGAAGTAAAAATGCCTCGTTAAGGTCAGTAATTATTCGTCTTTGTGTCTAATACGTCTTGATGGACGATTTGCGttcttttctctaatttttttttgccCTCATTTTCCTCTATAAAGAatgaatatttcacacacacacacaaacacacacacgcacttgaAAAAAACCTTTGCTCTTATTCTCAAATCGTCCAACAAGACATCTTAGCGAGGCATTTTTACAGGTTAATAAAAAGTTGCCCACCAAGGCTAAATCCTCTCTTCTATCCTGTTCAgtgaatgttgctaagaaaagCCACATTAATCCACTACCCAGGAAAAACATCACTTAAAACATATTCTCTTGTAATACAGCCATTCCTTAGGAAACAATGATAAACTGTTTACCAAACGAattttatttcagagataaaaaAGCATATAACTGGTTAATTTTTCCTCCCAATTTAATTGTTTAGAGAGAACTCACTGATCATTATGTTGTTAAAAGTTAAAGCagaaatttttataattcttGGTGGAATTTTGGGATATAATGTTGACGGAGGTGAGCTTTGGTTagtgttttgttattattgttattaatatttgcAAGGTTTTTATTCGTTTTACGATTAAAATGAAGTCCTTATGACAGTtactgactattattattattattattattattattattattattattattattgttattattattattattattatcactttatttatttagttattttattttcatttaacataCAAGTTGAGATGAAGATCCATAGCCTCTTGGTTCAAAGCCTCACTCTCTCACCCACAAATTCTCTTGGATGATCTGGCAGATATAAGGCAGTTTGGCTGCGCAGTTGACATCCACCATGCGATAATCGAACTGTCGGGACAGAGCCCCACATGCCTCTCCTCCTGGCTTCCCAGGGGCGAAGTACTCGGGCTTCACGGCGGCCCCTGTCTTCAGCCACCACCAGTGTCCGTTGGCGTAGAGATTCGACGCCCCGACGATGATGTTCTGGACTGGGTTGCAGAAATACACAATTTGTTAGGAGAGTCCACGTTTCCTGCTCTGCAGTTTGACTCTAGATTTCGACattagtggctctctctctctctctctctctctctctctctctctctctctctctctctctctctctctctattgcggAGCTAAAAGTCTCGAAGATATTGTTGCAAGAATACCAGGAAGTTCCCCCGCCCCTCAGACTTTTTAATGCAAAGTGCCTTCTTCCTCTtgacattttaatataaaattctctctctctctctctctctctctctctctctctctctctctctctctctctctctctcaaggcaagcACAACCTACCAGGCTCTCCTCGCAGCCTCAGGGTCACGAGGTCAGGATCGTATTTGGCTGCTAGGTCTCCTCCGTCTAACTGACACTGCCTCCTTGCGTCATGCCAGGTCTTGGCTTCGGTGAACACAAACTTTAGGCAGCTGTCGCCAACGGCTTCGTAATAAGGGCTACATTCtgatacaaatagaaaaaagtaaatgtaGGTAGAATAGGGATGAATCTTCCATATGTAAAAGCGTCAATTTagctacatattattattatcgcgtCTAGTACCGTGTAACGCAAAGGGCCTCTGTGCCATTTCGCCACTCATCTCTCTTTTGTTTGTTGTATTCCGCACATCTCCATTCATCTTCAGCACCCCTTCTCATAGTTCTAATCCAAGCAGATAGGGTTTTCATACTCATTATAGGGACTGTACGAAGGACGGCCAAGCCATCGttgtcatatatattatgtgtgtgtgtgtgtgtgtgtgtgtaaaatgggAACAAAGTGTTATTTGCATAAAATACGGTATGAGATATCAATGACGTCATTTTCTAAACACAAGAATACTATTATCATGAGAAATATGTGAACATTGAACATTTCATACATAGAaggagaaatatatgaaaaatataactatttattgttatttgctTATTTGGTCCAGGCAgaggtaatgtttttttttttcattcatatttgtatattagACGATAAAACTCAGCAAATGAATTCAAATTTGACAAAGTAAAATGTTTTTCAATGCTTAGTATATATACGTAGGGTACACTAATCTTAAGAATACAGTGTCTCTAATACATTTCGCTTACTCTCCAAGTCGAAAAAAATGAAAGGATGTTTGAACAAGTAATTCTCCAATTCTTTTGGACATAATGCACATACCTTATCAACACATGTCTGCGTTTATGGTAAAATGTACGGAAATAACCTTTTgacgtgattttattttttagatatttcttaAAAATTCTTGAATGCATTTATGTAATGAAAATCAGGAATACATACGCCTAGCCACGTTAAATATTAGAAGAGCAAAGCTCTTGCTTTTCCCCTAAAAACAACTTTATCTAAATATACCTTTCTCCAACAGCCTTAGCCaagagaatgaatgaaaggaaataacTTACCGCTgttattgatgatgatgacaggTTGGGGACGTTTGGTTGTACCTGAGGGAATGGACAACTCGAGTTGTTTAGGTAGACCAAATAAATAGTAGTGATAAATAAGTACTTGGTTAGGTTGATTTACTTTGTTAAACAAGACTCGTAAATGAAGTCTGTTATTTGGGTCAGTTGAACAGCATAAAGAATATCGTGTCATTCCCATGTTTATGATGAATGGAATAAATAATTTAGTATGGAATTGAATATTAAGCATTCAAAAAGCGAAATGTAACAAAAATTagcttaaattgattttaaattgagtgctctcaattttccgtatgatgattttcttttttacgttAAAATAGGACAAAACATAGACCAGTGTACATACAATGCTATATTTCTCTCTATCAAAATATAAAGTTGCCCCATTGTTGTccagttttaatgaaaaaaaagatgaattattCGGAAAATTGaaagatttattatattattattattattattattatttttgtctatcacagtcatcctattcgactgtgtggtttttatagtgtggggtttcgggctgcgtcctgcctccttaggagtccatcacttttctcactatgtgttctgtttctaggagcacactcttctgcatgagtcctggaactacttcggcatctagtttttccaggttcaatTTCAGAGATCTTGGGCTCGTGCCAGTTAAGTATTCCTATGATTTTGAgtacaatttcctctggcatatcccatatccttcttatttccattttcaggtcttgatagttatcaatcttttttctctttctcttttactctggtgttccatggtattattattattattattattattattattattgatttattattattattattattattattattataatatctcagtcatcgactgggcggtatttacagtatggggttccggtttgcatcctgcctccttaggggtccatcacttaATTTTTTTACTCTGTGCGCTGTTTCTGATAGCACGCTCttttgcacgagtcctggagctacttcggcatgtagtttttccaggttccttttcagggatctttggatcgtgcttagtgttcctatgattatgggcacagtttccactggcatattattacttattattattattatattattattattgcttattattattattattattattattattattctattaattatataataataataagaataataaaatataataataataataataattaataataataataataatttgggagCACAAAAATTACTATGATTTCCAGTATGCGTTCAAAGATGATCTATTTTGTGGATATGATTCCTAATCGATTCTCAAGAGCGGTTGTGAATATTCAAAGTTTCGTATtgcttaatttaaaaaatatcttattttaccTTATATCTTTGTCTTTTTAATCTCATATCTCTTTCATCATTAATTACTCCGATCTGGGTTGCTGAATTATCGTCACTAGCAATATCTGAAACAAAATCCTGGATTCTGAGTTTTCGAAATTTCCGCTTTGGAGCGATAGCAAAAAGCAGACTGTGATGAATAATTTTAGTGGAACGGTAACCTGAACTCAAGGAGTGCTCAAAATGTTTTTGAGCGCTCATCAAtgcttagtgaaaaaaaaaacgataagatAAAACGCAGAAAAAGCTAGGTCACTGGTTCATATCCATATTCATGGACAACTGAAGACCGTTTAATGATTATAAATGTTCCTTGCATATatcatcatttattttaatttagtaaCAGCCACAACAATGACTTAAATTGATGTatgttcccctccccccccctaccccGATTGCTTCTCTACAAGGTTTTTCTTAGTATTATTTTTGACACTTTAACAACTAATAAAAAGGAAGTACAAGATTGCTTACTTGTTACCGGTTCGCTGAAATTCAATTCAAATGCCAACTGGTTCTGTAGGTTGTTGACCTGTTGAGGAAAGTCATCTCCAGATAAATATGATTCTATGAAACTGATgattaataaaactaaatacgTTTATCAATATTGTTTCAGAGGAAAGCtattaacttaataatactttCATCGAGCAAAAATGGGAtgtttaacaaatgaaatatgcGTGTTAATTAAATTAGCTATAGATAAGAGTTTTTCAAATTAAAGAACGGTCCAACACTGTAGCATAACGTACACGGGTTACATTGAaaaattgttggagagagagagagagagagagagagagagagagagagagagagagagagagagagagagagagagagagagagagaaagtctttcACGTACCTGATGCTGAAGGTGATACACTTGATCCTTGAATTCCTGGAGTTTATTCCTCTCGTTCTGCAATTCCCATTCCAGCTGGGTGATCGTTTTCACCAGGTACTCCATTTG
Encoded proteins:
- the LOC135222090 gene encoding uncharacterized protein LOC135222090, giving the protein MRVRRAPPITTAKGLEPRAEEDIVSPSEDFALVGGSSFDLRHLDTVKQDLIAAEMTTNRLTPLVLITALLVILLEMGTCAATASGAAAVKGEGDRRLGEGTKTAADNDQFTLTESLLMNLLTIQRQVLHKVTSVASDTKNITMVQMEYLVKTITQLEWELQNERNKLQEFKDQVYHLQHQVNNLQNQLAFELNFSEPVTSTTKRPQPVIIINNSECSPYYEAVGDSCLKFVFTEAKTWHDARRQCQLDGGDLAAKYDPDLVTLRLRGEPVQNIIVGASNLYANGHWWWLKTGAAVKPEYFAPGKPGGEACGALSRQFDYRMVDVNCAAKLPYICQIIQENLWVRE